Proteins encoded in a region of the Isosphaeraceae bacterium EP7 genome:
- a CDS encoding multidrug efflux RND transporter permease subunit — protein sequence MFSRFFIDRPIFASVLSIIITLGGAIAVFTLPVAQYPDITPPTVEVSAFYPGANARVMADTVAAPLEQQVNGVENMLYMSSQCTNDGAYTLTVTFRLGVDLNMAQVMVQNRVSLAEPILPELVRRRGVTVKKKSPSILMIVNLFSPDESRDSLYLSNYATIQLRDELARLPGVGDITYMGQRDYSMRVWLDPGKMGFRGLTANDVARAIEQQNIQVAAGQIGQPPVPNGQVFQYTMSTLGRLADPEQFADIIVKADTRGRIVRLKDVARIELGAQGYDQTCTMDRKPSVALSIYQRPGSNALDTAGLVRSKMDELKSRFPQGIDYAIVYDTTPFITESVYEVGKTLRDAVILVAIVVLLFLQNWRSAIIPLVAVPVAIIGTFAVMAAAGFSLNNLTLFGLVLAIGIVVDDAIVVVEAVELHIARGLSPRDATIQAMQEVSGPVVAIGLVLTAVFVPCAFISGIVGQFFRQFALTIAASTVISTFNSLTLSPALAAMLLKPHHDHGHEGVGNRQALPRVAYAIAGGWAAWSWLTPLVLSRTGGFDLRLAWGVIVPLYTTCVVTLSLIAGWFIGVPLDRLLLGCFGLFNRGFDLATNIYTRIVGMMLRVSLIVLLVYGGLLYLTYWGFTQTPAGFIPSQDKGYLLVNVQMPDSTSVEQTQKVIRRVEEIALARKGVAHTVAIAGQSLLLGANAPNFGSLYVMLDDYHHRTGPGLHGEALAAGLQEELQREISDGLVVVFGAPPVEGLGTAGGFKVVIEDRGDNGLEALQAVAEKVVAGGAETGKLSGLFTSFRANTPWLFLDINRDKVNQMGVTMDEVFSTLQVYLGSLYVNDFNRFGRTWQVNVQGDSDYRKQLEDLQQLKIRNTRGGMAPLGAMAGIRDVTGPVMVVRYNMYPAATINGNPAPGVSSGQAIDRMQELVQSEIPPSMRTEWTELALLQLQTGNTAMLVFALAVVLVFLVLAAQYESWSLPLAVILVVPMCLLCSVAGIAMAKMDINIFSQVGFIVLVGLACKNAILIVEFAKARREAGETVRQATLDACQLRLRPIMMTSFAFILGVVPLVVSEGAGAEMRRALGTAVFSGMLGVTLFGIFLTPVFFFVIQSMGRDKAETHPKKPGGDGEAELESHRRDDPREALTVPASS from the coding sequence ATGTTCTCTCGCTTCTTCATCGACCGGCCGATCTTCGCCTCGGTGCTGTCCATCATCATCACCCTGGGCGGCGCCATCGCCGTGTTCACGCTGCCGGTGGCGCAGTACCCCGACATCACACCGCCGACCGTCGAGGTCTCGGCCTTCTACCCCGGCGCCAACGCAAGGGTGATGGCCGACACCGTCGCCGCCCCGCTGGAGCAGCAGGTCAACGGCGTCGAGAACATGCTCTACATGTCCTCGCAATGCACCAATGACGGCGCCTATACACTGACCGTCACGTTCCGCCTGGGCGTCGACCTGAACATGGCCCAGGTCATGGTGCAGAACCGGGTCTCATTGGCCGAGCCAATCTTGCCGGAGCTGGTCAGGCGCCGCGGCGTAACCGTCAAGAAGAAGTCGCCCAGCATCCTGATGATCGTCAACCTGTTCTCGCCCGACGAGAGCCGGGACAGCCTCTACCTGAGCAACTACGCCACCATCCAGCTGCGCGACGAGCTGGCCAGGCTGCCGGGCGTGGGCGACATCACCTACATGGGCCAGCGCGACTACAGCATGCGCGTCTGGCTCGACCCCGGGAAGATGGGCTTTCGCGGCCTGACGGCCAACGATGTGGCCCGAGCCATCGAGCAGCAGAATATCCAGGTCGCCGCCGGCCAGATCGGCCAGCCGCCGGTGCCCAACGGCCAGGTCTTCCAGTACACGATGAGCACCCTCGGCCGACTGGCCGACCCCGAGCAATTCGCCGACATCATCGTCAAGGCCGACACCCGCGGTCGCATCGTCCGGCTGAAGGATGTCGCCCGGATCGAGCTGGGCGCCCAGGGCTACGACCAGACCTGCACCATGGACCGAAAGCCCTCGGTCGCGCTTTCCATCTACCAGCGTCCTGGCTCCAACGCCCTGGACACCGCCGGGCTCGTCAGGTCCAAGATGGACGAGCTGAAGTCACGCTTCCCGCAGGGGATCGACTACGCGATCGTCTATGACACGACGCCGTTCATCACCGAGAGCGTCTACGAGGTCGGCAAGACCCTGAGGGACGCCGTCATCCTGGTCGCGATCGTGGTGCTGCTGTTCCTCCAGAACTGGCGCTCCGCCATCATCCCCCTCGTCGCCGTCCCCGTCGCCATCATCGGTACCTTCGCCGTCATGGCCGCCGCAGGATTCTCGCTCAACAACCTCACACTCTTCGGGCTCGTCCTGGCCATCGGAATCGTCGTCGACGACGCCATCGTCGTCGTCGAGGCCGTCGAGCTCCACATCGCACGAGGACTCTCGCCCAGGGACGCCACCATCCAGGCCATGCAGGAGGTCTCAGGACCCGTCGTCGCCATCGGCCTGGTCCTCACCGCCGTCTTCGTCCCCTGCGCCTTCATCTCGGGCATCGTCGGCCAGTTCTTCAGACAGTTCGCCCTCACCATCGCCGCCTCAACCGTCATCTCCACCTTCAACTCGCTGACACTCAGCCCGGCACTCGCCGCAATGCTACTCAAGCCACACCACGACCACGGGCATGAAGGCGTCGGGAACCGCCAGGCCCTGCCCAGGGTGGCCTACGCGATCGCCGGCGGGTGGGCGGCCTGGAGCTGGCTGACCCCGCTGGTGCTGAGCCGGACAGGCGGGTTCGACCTCCGGCTCGCCTGGGGCGTCATCGTCCCGCTCTACACCACCTGCGTCGTCACCCTGAGCCTGATCGCGGGCTGGTTCATCGGCGTCCCGCTCGACCGGCTCCTGTTGGGCTGCTTCGGCCTCTTCAACCGGGGGTTCGATCTGGCGACGAACATCTACACCCGGATCGTGGGGATGATGCTCCGCGTCAGCCTGATTGTGCTGCTGGTCTACGGTGGCCTGCTGTACCTGACCTACTGGGGCTTCACCCAGACCCCTGCGGGGTTCATCCCGTCGCAGGACAAGGGATACCTGCTCGTCAACGTGCAGATGCCCGACTCGACCTCGGTGGAGCAGACCCAGAAGGTCATCCGCCGCGTCGAGGAGATCGCCCTGGCGCGGAAGGGGGTGGCTCACACGGTGGCCATCGCCGGGCAGTCCTTGCTGCTGGGGGCCAACGCGCCCAACTTCGGCTCGCTGTACGTGATGCTCGACGACTATCACCACCGGACCGGCCCCGGCCTGCACGGAGAGGCACTGGCCGCGGGACTTCAGGAGGAGCTCCAGCGGGAGATCAGCGACGGCCTGGTGGTCGTCTTCGGCGCCCCGCCGGTCGAGGGCCTGGGCACCGCGGGCGGCTTCAAGGTGGTCATCGAGGACCGCGGCGACAATGGCCTGGAGGCCCTCCAGGCGGTGGCCGAGAAGGTCGTCGCCGGCGGCGCCGAGACCGGCAAGCTCAGCGGGCTGTTCACCAGCTTCAGGGCCAACACCCCCTGGCTGTTCCTGGACATCAACCGCGACAAGGTCAACCAGATGGGCGTGACCATGGACGAGGTCTTCAGCACCCTCCAGGTCTATCTCGGCTCGCTGTATGTCAATGACTTCAACCGATTCGGCCGCACCTGGCAGGTGAACGTCCAGGGAGACTCCGACTACCGCAAGCAGCTCGAGGACCTCCAGCAGTTGAAGATCCGCAACACGCGCGGCGGGATGGCCCCGTTGGGGGCGATGGCCGGCATCCGCGACGTGACCGGGCCGGTGATGGTCGTGCGATACAATATGTATCCGGCGGCCACGATCAACGGCAACCCCGCGCCGGGGGTCAGCTCGGGCCAGGCAATCGACCGGATGCAGGAGCTCGTCCAGTCGGAGATCCCCCCGTCGATGCGCACCGAGTGGACCGAGCTGGCGCTGCTCCAGCTCCAGACCGGCAACACGGCCATGCTCGTCTTCGCCCTGGCCGTCGTCCTGGTCTTCCTGGTCCTGGCGGCGCAATACGAGAGCTGGTCGCTCCCCCTGGCCGTCATCCTGGTGGTGCCGATGTGCCTGCTCTGCTCGGTGGCGGGCATCGCGATGGCAAAGATGGACATCAACATCTTCAGCCAGGTCGGATTCATCGTCCTGGTGGGCCTGGCCTGCAAGAACGCGATCCTGATCGTCGAGTTCGCCAAGGCTAGGCGCGAGGCGGGCGAGACGGTGCGTCAGGCGACCTTGGACGCCTGCCAGCTCCGCCTCAGGCCCATCATGATGACATCCTTCGCCTTCATCCTCGGCGTGGTGCCGCTGGTCGTCTCCGAGGGGGCAGGGGCCGAGATGCGGCGAGCCCTGGGCACGGCCGTCTTCAGCGGCATGCTCGGCGTGACCCTCTTCGGCATCTTCCTGACGCCGGTCTTCTTCTTCGTCATCCAGAGCATGGGGCGGGACAAGGCGGAGACGCACCCCAAGAAGCCCGGCGGCGACGGGGAGGCCGAACTCGAAAGCCACCGCCGCGACGACCCGCGCGAGGCCCTGACCGTGCCCGCCTCGTCCTAG
- a CDS encoding tyrosine-protein phosphatase, giving the protein MSEIMARPGLKVAGGRRRWLAGVGGLILLIAAAVTVVGYRPIFLGNFGVVDPGVVYRSAQPMGRARWEGLVAERGIASVLNLRGGSRGDAWYVDEVDTTRAAGVDLYDLPMGATRRPSREELLTMVDVLERCRYPLLIHCKSGSDRTGLASALYLMVRRGVPPELASESFTVKYGHVPLGGTQRLHEPIDEYAAWLARNGLAHSAGRFKDWITTGYRSPGEEIGPLFRPLDPGSRWDRLTRRTPDPTSSGALAR; this is encoded by the coding sequence GTGAGCGAGATAATGGCGAGGCCGGGCCTGAAGGTGGCGGGGGGACGCAGGCGGTGGTTGGCCGGCGTCGGTGGGCTCATCTTGCTCATCGCGGCGGCGGTCACGGTGGTCGGGTATCGGCCGATCTTCCTGGGGAATTTCGGCGTGGTCGACCCCGGGGTCGTCTATCGTTCGGCGCAGCCGATGGGGCGGGCTCGGTGGGAGGGGCTCGTGGCCGAGCGTGGGATCGCCTCGGTGCTCAACCTGCGTGGGGGGTCGCGGGGCGACGCCTGGTATGTCGACGAGGTCGACACCACTCGGGCCGCGGGGGTCGACTTGTATGACCTGCCGATGGGCGCCACCAGGCGGCCGAGTCGGGAAGAGTTGCTGACGATGGTCGACGTGCTCGAGCGTTGCCGATACCCGCTCCTGATCCACTGCAAGTCGGGGTCGGACCGCACGGGGCTCGCGAGCGCCCTCTATCTGATGGTCCGCCGCGGTGTCCCCCCGGAGCTGGCCTCGGAAAGCTTCACCGTCAAGTATGGTCATGTGCCGCTCGGTGGGACCCAGCGCCTGCACGAGCCGATCGACGAATATGCCGCGTGGCTGGCACGCAACGGGCTGGCTCATTCCGCAGGACGGTTCAAGGATTGGATCACCACCGGGTACCGCTCGCCCGGGGAGGAGATTGGCCCCCTATTCCGGCCGCTCGACCCGGGGTCGAGGTGGGATCGCCTGACCCGCCGCACCCCGGACCCGACGTCGTCCGGGGCGCTCGCCCGCTGA
- a CDS encoding tyrosine-type recombinase/integrase, protein MLGVTGFNAREDVRHARRSLTDEELGRLIRAAERGPVVYGLCGTDRAMAYRLAVGTGYRVNELRALTLENFHLDGSHPRVVLRPAETKNRRGADQPLPAPLAEELRGWLASKPRGDPSCRCITRRPR, encoded by the coding sequence ATGCTCGGCGTCACCGGATTCAACGCCCGCGAGGATGTTCGCCACGCTCGCCGCTCGCTGACCGACGAGGAACTCGGCCGGTTGATCCGCGCGGCCGAACGTGGGCCGGTGGTCTACGGCCTCTGCGGCACCGACCGGGCGATGGCCTACCGCCTGGCGGTCGGGACCGGGTATCGCGTCAACGAGTTGAGGGCCCTGACCCTCGAGAACTTCCACCTTGACGGGTCGCATCCGCGGGTAGTCCTGCGCCCGGCCGAGACGAAAAATCGCCGAGGCGCCGACCAGCCCCTGCCTGCCCCGCTGGCCGAGGAACTCCGCGGCTGGCTCGCAAGCAAGCCGCGCGGGGATCCGTCCTGCCGCTGCATCACGAGACGGCCAAGATGA
- a CDS encoding helix-turn-helix transcriptional regulator, with translation MDTEPPLSDQIRAAVDRSGMSRYAICKAIGMNQGAMSRFMNRRGGLSMEMLDRLGAVIGLSVSLTTNPNPEAEA, from the coding sequence ATGGACACCGAGCCGCCATTGAGCGATCAGATCCGGGCCGCGGTCGATCGGTCCGGCATGTCGCGCTACGCGATCTGCAAGGCCATCGGCATGAACCAGGGGGCGATGTCCCGGTTCATGAATCGCCGTGGTGGCCTGTCGATGGAGATGCTCGACCGGCTCGGTGCCGTCATCGGGCTGAGCGTCTCGCTTACAACAAACCCCAACCCCGAAGCGGAGGCCTGA
- a CDS encoding toprim domain-containing protein — protein MSPGTIRKAGLGWTPGVRLPTRDGRTYVASGIVIPWWAGGRLALVKLRQPDGRTPKYAEAYRDRPSLYPRPETVHVGRPLAIAEGELDALLLGQDLGDLASVVTLGSASASRTAEAQGRMLTASRWYVATDADDAGDRASEGWPARARRARPPSPFNDWTEAKQAGVNLARWWADRLAGVETPPTFAWEELAALRWGPSFDDPSPGIVVE, from the coding sequence TTGAGCCCCGGGACGATCCGCAAGGCCGGCCTCGGCTGGACGCCCGGCGTCCGCCTGCCGACGAGGGACGGCCGCACCTATGTTGCAAGCGGCATCGTGATCCCCTGGTGGGCCGGAGGACGGCTGGCGCTGGTCAAGCTCCGCCAGCCCGACGGCCGGACGCCGAAGTATGCCGAGGCCTACCGCGACCGCCCGTCCCTCTACCCCCGACCCGAGACGGTACACGTCGGGCGACCGCTGGCGATCGCAGAAGGAGAACTCGATGCTCTGCTGCTCGGTCAGGACCTCGGCGACTTGGCCTCGGTCGTCACTCTTGGCAGCGCCTCGGCGTCGCGGACCGCCGAGGCCCAGGGGCGGATGCTCACGGCCTCGCGCTGGTACGTGGCGACCGATGCCGACGACGCGGGGGACCGAGCCTCCGAGGGCTGGCCCGCCCGAGCGCGCCGGGCTCGACCCCCATCACCGTTCAACGACTGGACCGAGGCGAAGCAGGCGGGCGTCAATCTGGCCCGATGGTGGGCCGACCGCCTCGCGGGCGTGGAGACACCCCCGACCTTCGCCTGGGAGGAGCTGGCCGCACTGCGGTGGGGGCCGTCCTTCGATGACCCGTCCCCCGGCATCGTCGTTGAGTGA
- a CDS encoding IS5 family transposase (programmed frameshift): MDTRRRYPSDLTNPQWAQVCRFIPAPKPGGRPAKYDRREIVNALLYVARTGSQWRAMPHDLPPWTIAYWYFRCWKKDGTFDRLMAELRGDLRVAEGRRRQPSGAILDSQSVKTTERGGPHGIDAWKKVNGRKRHILVDTLGLILAVVVTSADVQDPDGATLVFASIRGRFSRLKSVWADGIYRRVTDWVFAWRRAYPIRLMVVEREGPGFRVVKRRWVVERSFAWLGRCRRLSKDYEGTVASSEAFVKLAMIHLMARRLVKKLE; the protein is encoded by the exons ATGGACACACGACGTCGCTATCCCAGTGACCTGACCAACCCCCAGTGGGCCCAGGTCTGCCGATTCATCCCGGCCCCCAAGCCCGGGGGCCGACCCGCCAAATACGACCGCCGCGAGATCGTCAACGCCCTGCTGTACGTCGCCCGCACGGGGTCCCAGTGGCGGGCAATGCCGCACGACCTCCCCCCCTGGACCATCGCCTACTGGTACTTCCGGTGCTGGAAGAAGGACGGCACCTTCGACCGATTGATGGCCGAATTGCGGGGCGACCTCCGCGTGGCCGAGGGGCGGCGTCGGCAGCCCTCGGGGGCCATCCTCGACAGCCAGTCGGTCAAGACCACCGAAAGGG GGGGGCCCCACGGCATCGATGCATGGAAGAAGGTCAATGGCCGCAAGCGGCACATCCTCGTCGACACGCTCGGCCTGATCCTGGCGGTGGTCGTCACCTCGGCCGACGTCCAGGACCCGGACGGGGCCACGCTCGTCTTCGCGTCGATCCGAGGCCGTTTCAGCCGGCTGAAGTCGGTCTGGGCCGACGGGATCTACAGGCGTGTGACCGACTGGGTCTTCGCCTGGCGGCGGGCGTACCCGATCCGGCTGATGGTCGTCGAGCGCGAGGGTCCGGGATTCCGGGTCGTCAAGCGACGATGGGTCGTGGAGCGGAGCTTCGCATGGCTGGGCCGATGCCGTCGTTTGTCCAAGGACTACGAGGGGACGGTCGCCAGCAGCGAGGCATTCGTGAAGCTGGCGATGATCCACCTGATGGCACGAAGGCTGGTCAAGAAGCTCGAATGA
- the xrtE gene encoding exosortase E/protease, VPEID-CTERM system, with protein sequence MIRATGRAAWVALLLVEAGALSARYHWTSIPEPRIGQARWLVEPAFPAALASAIAVVPALRRRGRGDEPAGPLPRWPFVLGQPVAFLAYARSVAWLLTEDLAGSPYLDARLIGRLHGDPHDSPAAACWLAGSALLGAASLALWVAALIVPPARRPWRWPGWVPLGAGLGFGAAAVAAGWAAQATWPGLGHATFWLVHRLLATLPGEVVSRPAESVLGIDGFTVWIAPACSGYEGIGLVLVYLGVVLWVDRRGFRFPRALLLLPLGAVAIWLANAIRLAALVAVGAWVSPAAARRGFHAQAGWLAFNAVALGLVALARRTRALRRGPGSARAVRPTPSAPYLMPMLAMVAAAMITGAFSDGFDRLYPARVLAALAALAWFRRRYPGLRRAASREAVALGVLVFALWLASGALGPATAPGGDAPARWADLPPAWGWPWLIARVVGSVLVAPLVEELAFRGFLLRRLISADFEGVTPGRLTWASLLISSLLFGALHDRWLAGAAAGAIYALAWRRRGELADAVAAHATTNGLLAAHALASGDWSSWS encoded by the coding sequence GTGATCCGGGCGACCGGCCGGGCCGCCTGGGTCGCCCTGCTCCTGGTGGAGGCGGGCGCCCTCTCCGCCCGCTACCACTGGACCTCCATCCCCGAGCCGAGGATCGGGCAGGCTCGTTGGCTGGTCGAGCCGGCCTTCCCGGCCGCCCTGGCCTCGGCAATCGCCGTCGTCCCGGCCCTCAGGCGGCGAGGTCGGGGCGACGAACCCGCAGGGCCGCTCCCCCGCTGGCCCTTCGTGCTCGGGCAGCCGGTCGCCTTCCTGGCCTACGCCCGATCCGTCGCCTGGCTGCTCACCGAGGACCTCGCCGGCTCCCCGTACCTCGATGCGCGCCTGATCGGCCGACTCCACGGGGACCCCCACGACTCGCCCGCCGCGGCCTGCTGGCTCGCCGGCTCCGCCCTGCTGGGGGCGGCTTCGTTGGCGCTCTGGGTGGCCGCCCTGATCGTGCCCCCGGCGCGTCGGCCATGGCGATGGCCGGGATGGGTGCCATTGGGGGCCGGGCTCGGCTTCGGGGCCGCTGCGGTCGCCGCCGGATGGGCCGCGCAGGCGACCTGGCCGGGCCTCGGCCATGCCACCTTCTGGCTGGTCCACCGGCTCCTGGCCACGCTCCCCGGCGAGGTCGTCTCCCGCCCGGCCGAGTCGGTCCTCGGCATCGACGGGTTCACCGTCTGGATTGCCCCGGCTTGCTCCGGCTACGAGGGCATCGGCCTGGTCCTGGTCTACCTCGGGGTCGTCCTCTGGGTCGACCGGCGGGGGTTCCGCTTCCCCCGGGCCCTGCTGCTGCTGCCGCTCGGCGCCGTCGCGATCTGGCTCGCCAACGCCATCCGCCTGGCCGCCCTGGTCGCCGTCGGCGCCTGGGTCTCGCCCGCCGCGGCCCGGCGGGGCTTCCACGCCCAGGCCGGCTGGCTGGCGTTCAACGCCGTGGCCTTGGGATTGGTCGCATTGGCCCGGCGGACTCGGGCCCTCCGCCGGGGGCCGGGATCGGCCCGCGCGGTCCGGCCGACGCCCTCGGCCCCCTACCTGATGCCGATGCTGGCGATGGTGGCGGCCGCCATGATCACCGGGGCCTTCAGCGACGGGTTCGATCGGCTCTACCCGGCCCGGGTCCTGGCGGCGTTGGCCGCGCTGGCCTGGTTCCGCCGGCGTTACCCGGGGCTGCGACGGGCGGCCTCCCGCGAGGCGGTCGCCTTGGGGGTGCTGGTCTTCGCCCTCTGGCTGGCCTCGGGGGCCCTCGGCCCCGCGACGGCGCCCGGTGGTGACGCCCCCGCCAGGTGGGCGGACCTGCCGCCGGCCTGGGGCTGGCCCTGGCTGATCGCCCGGGTGGTCGGCTCGGTCCTGGTGGCGCCGCTGGTTGAGGAGCTGGCCTTCCGGGGCTTCCTCCTACGCCGGCTGATCTCGGCCGACTTCGAGGGGGTGACGCCGGGTCGACTGACGTGGGCCTCGCTGCTGATCTCGTCGCTACTCTTCGGGGCCCTGCACGATCGCTGGCTGGCCGGTGCGGCGGCCGGCGCGATCTACGCGCTGGCCTGGCGTCGTCGGGGAGAGCTGGCCGACGCGGTGGCGGCCCACGCGACGACCAACGGGCTGCTGGCCGCGCATGCCCTGGCCAGCGGGGATTGGTCGTCCTGGTCCTGA
- a CDS encoding transposase: protein MRRTWAPVGRTPVLTGFGRHRDKVSTIAAISVAPVRRRVGLYWRTDPAHSIDAAAVVAFLGGLLRHLRGRVIVVWDGGSNHKGPLIRAFLSRYPRLHQGRLPAYAPDLNPVEFIWGHLKHGLMANFVPTDVHDLDRVINGHLERLGGQPAMIRSLWRGSKLPLLGKNLAT, encoded by the coding sequence GTGCGCCGGACCTGGGCCCCGGTGGGGCGGACGCCGGTGCTCACCGGGTTCGGCCGGCACCGCGACAAGGTCTCGACGATCGCCGCTATCAGCGTCGCCCCGGTCCGGCGGCGGGTGGGGCTCTACTGGCGGACCGACCCGGCGCATTCCATCGACGCGGCGGCAGTCGTGGCATTCCTGGGGGGCCTGCTGCGACACCTTCGGGGGCGGGTCATCGTGGTCTGGGATGGTGGGAGCAATCACAAGGGCCCGCTGATCCGGGCGTTCCTGTCCCGCTATCCTCGCCTGCATCAGGGGCGGCTGCCGGCCTACGCCCCGGACCTCAACCCGGTGGAGTTCATCTGGGGGCACCTGAAGCACGGCCTGATGGCCAACTTCGTGCCCACAGACGTGCACGACCTGGATCGAGTCATCAACGGCCATCTGGAGCGACTCGGTGGCCAGCCGGCGATGATCCGGTCGCTGTGGAGGGGATCGAAACTCCCCCTCCTCGGCAAGAACCTGGCCACCTGA
- a CDS encoding winged helix-turn-helix domain-containing protein, which produces MKPRGSAAELEARRRLAVTRVNEGWKQKDVAAFLGVSLKAVGKWMAAYRASGDGGLAGKPHPGPKPKRSGRQEAVVLSWLAASPEAFGFKTRLWTTRRLAEVIAKRYGVRFNSNDLAAWLTARGQSPQKPAVVAVERDNPAIARWAAEDWPRLEKKPGTSTPTSS; this is translated from the coding sequence ATGAAACCCCGGGGATCCGCCGCCGAACTGGAAGCCCGACGCCGACTGGCCGTCACCCGCGTCAACGAGGGCTGGAAGCAGAAGGATGTCGCCGCGTTCCTGGGCGTCTCGCTCAAGGCCGTCGGCAAGTGGATGGCCGCCTATCGCGCCTCCGGCGACGGCGGCCTGGCGGGCAAACCCCACCCGGGGCCCAAGCCGAAGCGATCGGGCCGCCAGGAGGCGGTGGTCCTCTCCTGGCTGGCCGCCAGCCCCGAGGCCTTCGGCTTCAAGACCCGGCTCTGGACGACGCGGAGGCTGGCCGAGGTGATCGCCAAGCGGTACGGCGTCCGCTTCAACTCCAACGACCTGGCCGCGTGGCTGACGGCACGCGGCCAGTCACCGCAGAAGCCCGCGGTGGTGGCGGTCGAACGCGACAACCCGGCCATCGCCCGCTGGGCCGCCGAGGACTGGCCGCGCCTGGAAAAAAAGCCCGGGACGAGCACGCCCACCTCGTCCTGA